A window of Mycolicibacterium holsaticum DSM 44478 = JCM 12374 genomic DNA:
CCGTCGGTCAGATTCGGCGAAGGCGCGCACGATGACGTCGACGTTCTTGTACGGCAGCAGCCGGGAGACCACCAGATAGAAACCCTCCTCGGCGACGTCCAGCCCGGGGATCGGCTCGGGGCTCATCGACTGCGACATCGCGACGGGGGCGAACATCACCTCGGCGTCGATGCCGTAGGTGTCGGCGATGCGGTTCTGGATCAGCGTGGAGATCGCGTAGTACTTGTCGGCGGCCAGCGCCTGGCGGCGGTCCCACGCCTTCAGGTAGGGCTTCGACAACGCCAACCCCGCCCGCTTGATCAGGCCGCTGTCCTCACCGAGGTATTTGTCCGACAGGTACAGCCACCGCGCCGGTGAGTAGCAGTAGATGAGCTTGCGGCCATTGGTGCGGAATCCGTGCGCCCATCCGCTGGTGCTCGTCAGCACGATGTCGGCGTCCACGAACACCGAGCGAGCGATCCGCGGGTACAGCGGAAGGGCTGCGCGGTGGTATTTGCGCAGCGGTCCGAACCGGTTGTACGGCGACACTCGAACATCGCACTCGGCAAACTCCGGATAGGTGGTTTCCGGCTCGTAGAGCATCGTGTAGATCGGCGCGTCGGGGAACGCCTTGGCCATCGAAAGAACGATCTTTTCCGCTCCTCCAAGTTGGGTCAGGTAATCGTGGGCAATCGCGACTTTCGGGCCGTCAATACCGTCGTATTTGCGGGCTGGTTGCACGCTGCTAATCCCCTCACGAGGCTCCGTCGCCTGTTTGCCGGTGTGTGGCTGGATGGCTTATTTTGTTTCCGCGGCCCCAATAGAACCGCAAACCCGCCGCGGTGACAAGCCGACATTTTGAATTTGCTGTATCGGCCTCGTAGGTTGGAACGTACTGAAGGTATGCTTTGCCACGCCGTCGCCCCGAGAGTTCCGGAGTAAAACCATGACTAACGAAGGCGTCAATTTGACGGCGTCCCGCGCGAGCGGACGTGTTAGCTACCGCGATATCGAAACGCTGTGGAAAGGCTACGACGAATACGTCCGCGAGCTGGCGTTGCGCGAGGGTGCCCAACACATCGCCGAACTGGGCGGCGGGGCCAACCCGGTCCTTGCCGACGCGGACCGATGGGGGTTCGCCGCGCACCGCATCGTCGTCGACATCTCGGCCGAGGAGCTGGCGAAGGCCGGCGGCGACGTCGAAACCCGGGTTCTGGACCTGTGCCAGCCCGTGCAGGACGGTCGCGAAATGTACGACGTGGTGTTCTCCAAGATGTTGTGCGAGCACGTGCCCGACGGGCATGCGTTCCATCGGAACTGCTTCGATCTGCTGCGCCCCGGCGGCCTGGCGGTGCACTACTTCCCGACCCTGTACACGCTGCCGTTCGTGCTGAACCGGCTGATCCCCGAACAGGCCGCACGCACGCTGCTGCGCAAGATCCAGCCCGGGCGCATCGACGACCCCAAGCACGACAAGTTCCCGGCCTACTACCGCTGGACCACCGGCCCCACCAAGCGCGCGATTCGGCGCTTCGAGAGCGTCGGGTTCGAGCTCGAGCAGTGGCACGGCGCCTTCGGCCATCACTACTACCACCTGGTCAAACCGCTGGACGCCCTGGAGAAGGCCAAGTCCCGGTTCCTGCTCAAACACCCGGTGCCCGCGCTGACCAGCTTCGCCGTCGTCGCGCTGCGCAAGCCTGCTTAAGGAGACATTAAGGAACCCGGTAGCATCGGGCACCATGACGAGCGTTTCCGAGCATTCCGCCGAACCAGACGCAACGCACGAGATCGACATCCACACCACCGCCGGCAAGCTGGCCGACCTGCGCAAGCGCGCGCAGGAGACGCTGCACCCCGTGGGTGAGGCGGCGGTGGAGAAGATCCACGCCAAGGGCAAACTGACCGCCCGCGAACGCATCCTGGCGCTTCTCGACGAGGGATCGTTCGTCGAACTCGACGCGTTGGCGCGCCACCGCAGCACCAACTTCGGACTGGAGAGCAAGCGCCCGCTCGGCGACGGCGTGGTGACCGGCTACGGCACCATCGACGGCCGCGAGGTGTGCATCTTCAGCCAGGACGCTTCGGTGTTCGGCGGCAGCCTCGGCGAGGTGTACGGCGAGAAGATCGTCAAGGTTCAGGAGCTGGCCACCAAGACCGGCCGCCCGCTGATCGGCATCAACGACGGCGCCGGCGCCCGCATCCAGGAGGGTGTGGTCTCGCTGGGCCTGTACAGCCGGATCTTCTACAACAACATCCAGGCCTCCGGCGTGGTCCCGCAGATCTCGCTGATCATGGGTGCCGCCGCGGGCGGGCACGTGTACTCCCCCGCGCTCACCGACTTCGTCGTCATGGTCGACCAGACCAGCCAGATGTTCATCACCGGACCCGACGTGATCAAGACCGTCACCGGTGAGGACGTCACGATGGAGGAGCTCGGCGGCGCGCACACCCACATGTCGAAATCGGGCACCGCGCACTACGTGGCCTCCGGTGAGCAGGACGCCTTCGATTACGTCCGCGACCTGCTGTCCTACCTGCCATCCAACAACTACGCCGACCCGCCGCGCTTCCCGGCCCCGGTGCCCGAGGGCGCAATCGAGGACAACCTCATCGACGAGGACCTCGAGCTGGACACGCTGATTCCGGACTCGCCGAACCAGCCCTACGACATGCACACGGTGATCACCCGGATCCTCGACGACGACGAGTTCCTCGAGGTCCAGTCCGGCTACGCGACCAACATCGTCGTCGGGTTCGGCCGTGTCGAGGGCCGGCCGGTCGGCATCGTGGCCAACCAGCCCACCCAGTTCGCCGGCTGCCTGGACATCAACGCCTCCGAGAAGGCGGCGCGGTTCATCCGCACCTGCGACTGCTTCAACATCCCGATCGTCATGCTCGTCGACGTGCCGGGCTTCCTGCCGGGCACCGACCAGGAGTACAACGGCATCATCCGGCGCGGCGCCAAGCTGCTCTACGCCTACGGCGAGGCCACCGTGGCCAAGATCACGGTGATCACCCGAAAGGCCTACGGCGGCGCCTACTGCGTGATGGGGTCCAAGGACATGGGCGCCGACGTCTGCGTGGCCTGGCCGACGGCGCAGATCGCGGTGATGGGCGCCTCGGGTGCGGTCGGCTTCGTGTACCGCCAGGAGCTGGCCGAGGCCGCCAAGAAGGGTGAAGACGTCGACGCCCTCCGGCTGCAGCTGCAGCAGCAGTACGAGGACACCTTGGTCAACCCCTACATCGCCGCCGAGCGCGGCTACGTGGATGCGGTGATCCCGCCGTCGCACACCCGCGGTTACGTGGGCACCGCGCTGCGGCTGCTGGAACGCAAGATCAGCCAGGTGCCGCCGAAGAAGCACGGGAATATTCCACTGTGAGCGGGGCGAACGATCCAGCCACTGTGAGCGGGGCGAACGAGGTGAGCGAGGCCGTGGGTGCGGACCCGCACGCGCACGAGGCGCACATCCAGGTGGTGTCGGGTAAACCGACCGCCGAGGAACTGGCGGCGCTGCTCGCCGTGCTCGCGGGCGCGTCGGGCGCCCCCGCCGAGCCGCGCGAGCAGGAGCAGAACCTGTGGGGCCATCCCGTTGACCGGCTGCGCTACGCCACCTTCAGCTGGCAGAAGGTGACGTTGGTGGAACGGACCCACATGCGCCGATGACGC
This region includes:
- a CDS encoding glycosyltransferase — encoded protein: MQPARKYDGIDGPKVAIAHDYLTQLGGAEKIVLSMAKAFPDAPIYTMLYEPETTYPEFAECDVRVSPYNRFGPLRKYHRAALPLYPRIARSVFVDADIVLTSTSGWAHGFRTNGRKLIYCYSPARWLYLSDKYLGEDSGLIKRAGLALSKPYLKAWDRRQALAADKYYAISTLIQNRIADTYGIDAEVMFAPVAMSQSMSPEPIPGLDVAEEGFYLVVSRLLPYKNVDVIVRAFAESDRRLVVVGKGPDAEQLRAIKTPNVTMLSDLTDHQMAWLYKNCRALLAASYEDYGLTPIEAGVWGRPSVALRFGGFLDTIDEGVTGMYFDEPEPAAIAETLNRFEATEFDADKIRRHVEQFTEEVFTEKLHTAVDNLAAPQG
- a CDS encoding class I SAM-dependent methyltransferase; the protein is MTNEGVNLTASRASGRVSYRDIETLWKGYDEYVRELALREGAQHIAELGGGANPVLADADRWGFAAHRIVVDISAEELAKAGGDVETRVLDLCQPVQDGREMYDVVFSKMLCEHVPDGHAFHRNCFDLLRPGGLAVHYFPTLYTLPFVLNRLIPEQAARTLLRKIQPGRIDDPKHDKFPAYYRWTTGPTKRAIRRFESVGFELEQWHGAFGHHYYHLVKPLDALEKAKSRFLLKHPVPALTSFAVVALRKPA
- a CDS encoding acyl-CoA carboxylase subunit beta, with product MTSVSEHSAEPDATHEIDIHTTAGKLADLRKRAQETLHPVGEAAVEKIHAKGKLTARERILALLDEGSFVELDALARHRSTNFGLESKRPLGDGVVTGYGTIDGREVCIFSQDASVFGGSLGEVYGEKIVKVQELATKTGRPLIGINDGAGARIQEGVVSLGLYSRIFYNNIQASGVVPQISLIMGAAAGGHVYSPALTDFVVMVDQTSQMFITGPDVIKTVTGEDVTMEELGGAHTHMSKSGTAHYVASGEQDAFDYVRDLLSYLPSNNYADPPRFPAPVPEGAIEDNLIDEDLELDTLIPDSPNQPYDMHTVITRILDDDEFLEVQSGYATNIVVGFGRVEGRPVGIVANQPTQFAGCLDINASEKAARFIRTCDCFNIPIVMLVDVPGFLPGTDQEYNGIIRRGAKLLYAYGEATVAKITVITRKAYGGAYCVMGSKDMGADVCVAWPTAQIAVMGASGAVGFVYRQELAEAAKKGEDVDALRLQLQQQYEDTLVNPYIAAERGYVDAVIPPSHTRGYVGTALRLLERKISQVPPKKHGNIPL
- a CDS encoding acyl-CoA carboxylase epsilon subunit gives rise to the protein MSGANEVSEAVGADPHAHEAHIQVVSGKPTAEELAALLAVLAGASGAPAEPREQEQNLWGHPVDRLRYATFSWQKVTLVERTHMRR